From the genome of Corallococcus macrosporus DSM 14697:
GCGTGGCTTTCATGAATCCTCCGGGTGTGGGTAATCCGTGCGGTTGGACGCAGCCTAGCCGCGTGTCTTCACGAAGTGGTCCATGAAGGAGACCAGTGTGCGCACATTCTCCACGCTCACCGCGTTGTACATGGAAACGCGGATTCCTCCGGCCGTCCGGTGCCCCTTGAGGCCCACCATCCCCTGCTGCCGTGCGTCAGCGATGAAGGCCGCGTCCAGCGCCTCGGTGGGCAGGTGGAACACGACGTTCATCACTGAACGGGACTCGCGCTCCACCGGCGCGCGGTAGAAGTCCGCGTGCCGGTCGATGGCGCCGTAGAGCAGCGCCGCCTTCTCCTGATTCCACTGCTCCAGCTGCGCCAGGCCGCCCACGGAGCGCACCCAGGCCAGGACGTTGCGCACCAGGTAGATGGCCAGGGTGGGCGGCGTGTTGTAGAGCGAGTTGTTCTCCGCGTGCGTGGCGTAGCGGAAGATCTTGGGGATGTCCTTGCGCCCCCGCGCGATGAACGCCTTGTCGGCCACCACCAGCGTCACGCCGGAGGGCCCCAGGTTCTTCTGCGCGCCGGCGTAGATGAGGCCGAACCGGCTGACGTCCATGCGCTTCCACAGGAAGTCCGAGCTCATGTCCGCCACCAACGGCACGCCCCCCACGTCCGGGAAGGTGTGCCACTGGGTGCCGAAGATGGTGTTGTTGCTGGTGAGGTGCACGTACGCGGCGCCGGGGTCCAGCCGCAGCTCGTCCTGCCGGGGCACCCGGGTGTAGCGCTTGTCCGGCTGCGCCGTGCTCACCGCGACGCGCGGCGTGCCATAGTACTTCGCCTCATCGAAGGCCTTCTCGCTCCACACGCCCGTCATGAGGTAGTCCGCGCTGCCCCCCGGCGGCAGGAAGTTCATGGGCACCTGGGCGAACTGCTGGGAGGCGCCGCCCGTGAGGAAGAGGACCTGGTGGGTCTCCGGAATCCCGAGCAGGCCCGTCAACAGGGAGATGGCCTCGTCATGGACCCCTTCGTATTCCCGGCCCCGGTGGCTGTGCTCCATCACCGACATCCCGGAGCCCTGGAAGTCCAGCAGCTCGTCCCGAGCGCGCTCGAGAGCGGGCAGAGGCAGGCCGGCCGGGCCGGCATTGAAGTTGATGATGCGCATGGCAGTGTCCCTTCTTGAAATGAACGGCCGCGGAGACATTCTTCCCCCCAGCGCCCCCCCGGGTGCCAGCGAGAAGAAGGCCGCCCGCCTGCTCCCAGGGTGTCGGGGGGAGGCACCGGCCCTGTGGCCGACGGGTGTTCGCGAGGGTCTGGAGGACAGGTGGGTGCGTCGGAGGGACTGACGGATTGGGTGCGGCGGGCTTCGCTGGGGCAGGCGTCTGCCTACAGCGAGCTCTACCGACGCATGCGTCCACTGGTGGCGCGGCTGGTGGGAGGCTTCGCGCAACTGGACGCGGACGAGGTGGAGGACGTCATCCAGGAGACCTTCGTGCGGGCCTTCCGGGCGCTGCCGCGGCTGAAGGAGCCGGGGGCCTTCGAGTCCTGGCTCCTGTCCATTGCCCGCAACCGGGCCCGGACGCGGCTGGAGCGGAAGTCGAACACCCGGCGGCTGGAGGGAGACGTGGCGGACCCGGAACCGGAGACGGTCCCCCACATTCCCGAGGCCCTGCAGTTGGAGCGTGACATCGAGGTGGTGCGGCGGCTCATCGCGGAGCTGCCCGAGGGCGAGGAGAAACGGACGGTGCAGCTCTTCTACATCGAGGGTGAACTGTCCGCGCGTGAGATCGCGGAGAAGCTGGGCGTGGGAAAGAGCGCGGTGACGATGCGGCTGGAACGGTTCCGGTCTCGAATCAAGCGCGAGCTGTTGCGGCGAGTCCTCGCCGGCCGGTGGGAGTGAGTGCGCATGAGACACCTGGATGACGTCGCGCTGAGCGCCCTTTCCCGCCGCGAGCCGGAGGCCGTGGCGTACTTCGCCGAGCACCTGGCGCACCCGTGCGACACCTGCGAGGCGTTCCTCGCCGCGCACGCGGGCCCGGACTTGCTCGACGGACAGGTGGACGCGCTGCTGCTGGGGCTCGCCCCGCCCGCGGCGTCCGCGGCGCCCCTTGATGAAGTGGGCCTGGCGCGGGTGCGGCGCGCGCTGAGGACCCACCCACCCGCGGCCCGGCGGTGGGGCCTGGTCGCCGGAGGGCTCGCCGCGTGCGTGCTGGCGCTGGTGCTGCTGCCCCGCATGCGCGCGGAGGCCCCGGGCCCCCAGACGGGCGCGCCCGGGCCATGGACGGGTGAGAAGGGGCGCGTGGCGCACATCGCCCTGGAGCTGTCGGTGGCGGCACGCGCCAGCGACGGGGTGCTGCGACGGCTGGATCCAGGCAGCCGGGTGGAGGACTCCGACGTGCTGCTGCTGCGCTACCACGCCACCGAGGCGGGCAGCGCCCTGCTCTTCGTGCAGCGCCAGGGTGAGCCGCCGGAGCTGCTGGGCCAGTTCCCGCTGACCGCGGGCACCCATGACCTGCGAGGCCCACAAGGGCTGGCGGGCGTGAGCCTCACGGGCGAAACCGGCCCGGTGACGCTGTGGCTGGTGGGCGCCGAGGGCGCGCCGCCGGACACGCGCGTGGTGCGGGAAATGTTGGAGGGCCAGACCGCGCCAGGCGCACTGGCGGTCATCCGGTTCGACGTGAGCGTGAGAAGCGGCCAGAATCGTCCTTGAACGGTTCCACGTGAGGCGACTCCTTCCCATCCTCCTGGCATGCCTGGCCGCATGCGCCGCGCCCTCCTCCGGGGAGAAGGGCGGCCTGGTGCCGCTCACGCTCGATGAGGCCTCGCTGTCCAGCGCCTACAAGCCGCGCCGGATGGCCCTGCTGGTGGGCATCTCCTCGTTCGACGACCCGCGCTGGCGGGGGCTGCGCTACACCGGCAAGGACGCGCGGGACCTGGGCGCCGCCCTGAGCGATCCCGCGCGGGGCCATTTCGACCACGTGCGCGTGCTCACCCGCCGCGAGGAGACGACGCGCACGGCCATCCTCGCCGCGCTCCGGCAGCTCAAGCAGGAGGCCAACCGGCCGGATGACGTGGTGGTCGTCTACTTCTCCGCGCACGGCACGCTGGCGCGCGACGCGAAAGGCGAGCTGCGGCGCTACCTGGTCACCCGCGACGCGTCGTACCGGAACATCCCCCAGACGGCGCTCGGCATGGACGCGCTGAAGGCGGAGTTCGACGGGCTGGCCAGCCGGCGCCGCATGCTGGTGCTGGCCACCTGTCACAGCGGCAGCGGCAAGTCCCTGCTGCCCAGGGAGCTGAAGGCGGAGCTGGAGGGCATCAAGTCCGGCTTCTACGCCCGGCCCCTGGAGGAGTCGTCGCGCGCGTCCATGGTGTTCGCCGCCTGCGACTGGGGTGAGACGGCGCGCGAGGACGAGAGCCTGCGCAACGACATCTACACCCACTTCCTCATCGACGGCCTGAGCGGCGCGGCGGACCGCAATGGTGACGGCGCCGTCACGGCCACCGAGGCCCACGACCACGCCCGCCGCCGCACCTTCGCCTTCACGGAGGGACGCCAGCGTCCGTCAGCGGAAATCCTGGAAGTGGGCGCGGACCCGGTGGTGCTCTCCGGCAGCATCACCCGGAGCGGCCGCCCGGAGCTGTTCTCCTACAACCCGCGCCTGGACGGCTTCACGCTCAAGGTGGACGGCGAGGCGCGCACGGAGCTGCCCGGCGGCGCGGCGGTGCCCCCCGGTAGACGGACGGTGGAGCTGACCAAGGGTGACGCCGTCCTCATGCGCCGCGACGTGGAGGTGGGCCAGGGAGACCGGCTGCCCCTGGAGCGGTTGCTGGCGCAGGCCTTCCCCCGGCGCTCGCTGTCGCTGCTGGGGGGGATGTTCTCCTTCGCGGACGCGCGCAGCCGCGCCGAGCTGCTGCCCGTCTCCCCGGAGGTCGCGCTGTCCCTGCGCCTGGAGGACAAACCGCTGGAGGATTTCGGCCTCCTCTTCGACGTGGCCTTCAGCACCGGCCAACGGCACCTGCGCCTGACACCGGGGAGCGAGGTGCCCTTCCGGTACACCACGTTCGCCGCGGGCGCCGCCCTGCCCTACCTGTGGCGATGGGAGCGGCTGACGGTGTTCGCGGGCCCCCGCGTGGCCGGCCTGTACCTGAGGCGGTCCTTTGACGTAGAGGCCGCCGCCACGGGGCAACGGTTCTTCACCGTCAGCCCCGGCGTGGTGGGCGGCATCGTGTGGCGCGTGGGTGAGCGGCTGGAGCTGATGTCGCAGGCCCAGCTCATGTTGACGTATGTCGTGGTGGACGGGCAGGGGCAGGCCGTGGGTTTCACGGGTGGCTGGGCTGGCGCGGGATATCGCTTTTGATGCGCTCGACGTTTCACATCGCGGTCGCCACCCTCCTGACGTGCGTCGCGGCGGGCTGCGGGAACCTGGAGAACGCGCCCTTCCGCGTGGGCACCGTTCATGGGCAGCTCACGGAGAGCGACCCCGCGGTGGCCATGGTGTCGCTGGTGGAGCAGCCCGGCGTGAGCAGCCACGTCGACGCTGACGGGCACTTCACCCTGCGGGACGTCCCGTCGGGGCCCGCCGAGCTCTTCATCGTCGCCACCTCGGAGAAGGCCGCGCGCGTCCAGGTGCAGGTGCCGGGAGGCCAGTCCGTCCGGGTGCGGCCGGTGGAACCCACGCCCGCGGGTTTCTTCGACCTGCGGGTGAAGACGACCAACGGGTTCCGGCTGCCTGCGACGGAGGTCTCCGTGGAGGGCACGCCCTTCCAGCGGCTCCTGCTGGATGCGCAGGGCCGGCTGCGCGTGGGCCCGCTGCCGGACGGCTGCTACGCCGTGTCGGTGACGGCCATTGGCTTTCCGCGCACCCAGACCGAGGCTTGCGCGGGTCCGGGAGAGCGGAAGGAGCTCAAGGTCGACCTGGAGGTGGACGCGTCGCTGCTCGAGCAGGGCTGCCAGGAGCATGGCTGCGAGGAGGGCCTGGTGTGCGCGCCGAACAAGAAGTGCCTGGAGTGCTTCGGCAACGGGCACTGCCCAGGGGGGCTGACCTGCAGGGGCAACCGCTGCGAGGGCTCCGGGCCCCTGTGCGCCCCCTGCACGGGCGACTGGCAATGCGCCCCTGACACCCACTGCGAGGTGCTCCCCGAGGGGAACGCGGCGTGCGTGGCCCGGTGCACCCCCGGCGCCGGTGCCCCTCCCCCGTCCCAGGACACGCGGGACGACCGCGCGACGCAGTGCGCGCCGGGCTTCACCTGCCAGTCCGACCGCTGCCTGCCGGATGCCGCGAACTTCGCGGGCTGCCACGCCTTGCGCAGGATGGACGCGCCCTGCACCGACGACGCGAGCTGCCACGAGCTGGGGCTGCTGAGCGGGCGCTGCGTCAGCGGGGCCTGCACGGTGCCCTGCGCCACGGACCGCGACTGCCCGGGCAGCCGGCGGTGCGTGACGTCGTCGGTGGGCGACGTCTGCCAGGTCGGGACGTGACACCGTGGCGCGCCAGGGTGGCTCGCGGCGTCGCCTCGTCGTGGTCGCCCTGTCCGCCTTCGCCACGGGGGGGCTGCGAACCAGGCCCCCGCGGCTCGAGGTCTCCCCCGGCCAGGCCGCTGCGTTCGTGGCCACCGTCGAGGACGCGGAGGAAGGGCTGCCGGACCCGGACGTGAGCGCCCTGCTCGTGGCGGAAGAGGGCGTGCGCTACGTGGGCACGGCGCGGGGCCTGGTGACGTACCCCTGCCATTGAGCGCCCGGACCGCGGGGGCGCTCACCCCCGGGCGGCGTCCTCCGGGAGCAGCACCAGGCCGTCGCGGCCAAAGCGCGTCACCGTCGCGCGCAGCTCCGCGTCCGCCAGGCCCGTGGCCGCCACCACGTCTTCCAGGGCGAGCCCCTCCACCGCCATCTTCAGCACCAGCAGCGCGGGCGGCGTGGCGGCCATGTAGAAGGTCCGCAACTGCTCCGGATGGCGCCACAGCAGCGCCAGCTCCGCGCCCGCCTCGGGGGGACTCGGGGCGCCCCGGGCCCGCACGTAGGCGCACAGCCGGAAGTCCTGCTCCAGCACCACCAGCGTGGGGTTGGCCGTCAGCCGCGCCACGCGTGGGGGGGCGGGAGCCTCGGAGGCGAACACGGCGAAGTCGGTCCACTCGAAGCGGGCCAGCGCGGGCAGGAAGGGCGCCAACGCCCGCGAGGACACCTCGTCCGAGAGGAACGCGGGGAAGCCCTCACCCAGGTGGTTGAGCTCGTGGTGCCGCGCGGGCCGGGTCCGCGTGAAGCCCGCCACCAGCGCGTCCCATGCGTCCGGCGTCACCGCCTGGCGCGTCAGCGGGAACACCTTCTCCAGGGCCGCGCGCACATGGCCGAGCACGAAGCCGCCGTACAGCGCCACCCGTTCGCGCGGCGCGTCCCACCCGGGATGCCTCGCGTACAGCGCCGTCAACGACGCCGGACCGGGCTGGGCGAGGTAGGCCCCCATGCTGTCGAAGAAGGCTCGCAGGGAGGGCTTCATCGCGACGTGGCCTCCCGCAGCGCCGCTCGCGCCACGTCCGCCTCGTCCAGCACCGCGTCCAGCGAGGGAATGTCCTGGTCCCACTCGATGAGCGTCGCCACCGGGCCGGTGCGCGCCAGCACGTAACGATAGAGCGACCACACGTCGTCACAGACGCGGTCGCCGTGCGTGTCCACGATGACGTCCGGGTAGCGCGTGTGGCCCGCCAGGTGAATCTGCACCACGCGCTCCAGCGGCAGCGCATCCACGAAGGCCCGCGCGTCGTACCCATGGTTGCGCGCGTTGACGTAGACGTTGTTCACGTCCAGCAGCAGCCCACAGTCCGCCTGCTCGACGACGTGGCGGAGGAAGTCCGCCTCCTGGAGCGTGCCGCCGGGCATCCGCGCGTAGTAGCTGGGGTTCTCCAGCAGGAAGGGACGGCCCACCCGCTCCATGACCTCGCGCACGCGGGGCACCACGTGCTCCACCGCGGCCTCGCTGAAGGGCAGCGGCAGCAGGTCATGCAGGTACACGCCGTCCAGCCGCGAATAACAGAGGTGGTCCGAGAAGAAGGGCGCGTCCACCCGCTTCACCAGCGCCGCCAGGCCGCGGACGTAGTCATCATCCAGCGCGTCCGGACCGCCGATGTTCAACCCCACGCCGTGGGGCAGCACGGGCCACCGCTCCGCGCACGCCTCCAGCGCGCGCTGCGAGCGCCCGCCCAGCGACAGGAAGTTCTCCGGAATGATTTCAACCCAGTCGAGCGCCCGTCCGGTCCGTGGAAGCTCCGCGTAGAAGCTCCTGCGCAGCCCGATGCCCGCGCCCAGTGGCTTCAACCCATGTCGCTGTGCGTACGTCACCACGGCGCGAGCCCGCTCCATGCGAGGGGAAACGGCCCGGGCGGCGGAAGATTCCTCCAGCCGCCCGGAACCGGGAGACAGCGGAACTACTCCTGCTTCTGGCCGCTGCACGAGCCCGCGCCGCACGAGCCGGCGCCACAGCTCCCCTCGGCGCCCTTCTCCTCGGTGGCGGCGGGGGCGGCCTCCTGGCCCTCCTGCATCTCCGTCGCACCGCTGCTCTCGGCGCCCGTCTCCTCCGCCGTGGCGGGCTCCATCTCAGCCGACTTCTTGGTCGCGCAGCCGGTGGCCAGCGCGGTGAGGGACAGGGTGCCAACAACCGCTGCAAGCGCCTTGACGTTCATGGTTCGGGACTTCCTTTCGGACTGCTCATACTGCGTGGGGGTGTTGTGCGGAGGTCGTGAGTGCATTCAGGGTGTTTCGCCGTGGCTGCGCCGACCGACCACCGAATCACGCAACAGACTGTCTCTGCCGGGCACCAGCGAGACGCCGTTGGGTCCTTCCTGGACACCCAGCGCTTCTAGCAGACCGGCCTGCTCCACAAAAGCAGGCTGGGACAAGTGCCGCTCCAGCAGAGCATTGAACAGCGGCTGTCCCGCCACCGCGTCCACCGCGACACCGAATGCGCCGAAAGTCGAGGAACCGCCGCGCGCGGCGAGCCGCTCCAACACGTCGTCCAGCCCGCGCGTGTTTCCAGTGAGACGGCGCAATTCCACGTCGAGATGCAACGCGAAGAGCGCTCCCGTCCAATAGACAGCGAGCGAGAAGCCGTCTTGAGACACGGCCTCGTGCATGGTGCGCGTGTCATTGCCGTCGCGGCCCCGGGCGAAGCCGCCCAGCAGTTCCTCCCAGGCGCGCCGCGGCGACTGCCGTCCGGAGCGGGCGCGCGCGACCTCCGTATAGTAGGTGGCCAAACCTTCTGACAGCCAGGGAACGCGCGGCACGAAGACGGGGTGGGCCAGGTGCAGCATCTCGTGCAGGGCCACCCAGTCCCGCTCGAAGTCCTCGGCCCGCGCGTCCTGCCCCACGCTGATGGAGATGCTGGGCGGCGAGCTCCAGCGCACCATGCCGAAGACGCTGGGCCCCGGGTGTCCCGGTGCGGGGATGACGCGCACGGTGATGCGCGGGTGTGGGAAGGCGCGCCGCACGGTGCGGACCTCCTCGGCGGCCTTGCCCAGCCAGGTGCACACCGCCGCGTCACTCAGGTGCGTGAAGCGCCCCAGGATGGCCACGTCCAGCACCGCGTCCGGAAGGCGCACCTGGCACCGCCGCCCGCCGAAGCCGTGGAAGCCCGAGTCCACCAGGTCCTCGCCCCGCAGCCGGTACACGCCGTTCTCTCCCGGCTGCCAGGGCAGCAACGCGTCGGTGCCCGCCACCGACAGCTCCACGCGCATGCCCGGCGGCACCACCCGCGGGCGGATGAGGTACGCCCGGCCCGCGACGTGACGCGCGTCCCCGTCCCCCGAACCCTGGAAGAAGTCGAGGCCGCGCTTTCGGATGACGGCGTCCAGCGCGTACCGGTAGCGCAAGAAGCGCGTGTCCCGAGGCAGCAGGACGCGCCCCTCCTCCACGGCCAGGGTCCGGACCGTCCCGTCCTCCAGGAAGGCGGACACCGACGCCACGGCGCCCGGCTGGCTGAAGAGGAACTCGCGCGGCGCGCGTCCCACCCGCACCACCTCCACGTCCACCGCGTGCTCGGGCTCGCGCACGTAGGTGAGGTGGTAGCGCAGCGTCGCCGCGTCCTCCGCGGGCCGCCCCCGACGCACCGGCGCGTGGCAGGACAACAGCGTCACGCCCAGCAGGAGAACGGCGGCGGCCCGGACGCGCGCGAACAACGGCGCCCTGCCCCACCTCCACGGCCCTCCATGCCCACCGTCCATATGCGGCGAAGGTTCGCCCATGCCGCGCCGGAGGTGAACGGTGGAGGGAGGGCCCGGGGGCGCGGGCCAACACCCGGCGGACACCAGCGCACACGCCCTGGGACGGCGGGGCAGGAGGCCCACCGGGCTCAGCGGACCTCCTCCCCGGCGAGCGCCGTCATGAACCACGCGCCCGGCCTCGGGGGCCCCCACGTGTCCCTCGGCTCCCGCCGCAGATCACCCGCCGGGTCCGACACAGGCCTGTAAATCCGCGCTTTCAACTTTACCAACGCGTCACGCGGGGATGCCGCGATGCATCAGTAAATGTTTGACAAGGGGCGGGGAGGGGCCGGGCGGCAGGCCGCCGCCACGCCACAAAGCGCAGTGATTCCAGCCAGTTGAACCATCACCCACCCGGGTCTCCGACCCCGGGCCAGCCGGTCCGTCGCCGGGCCGACAGGGGTCCCCGGCGCCGAAATCGATGATTGCAAATCGGTAAATCGATTTGCAGAGTGGGTGAGGTGCCCCAGGCGCGCGCGGCCATTCGCGATCGCCGGGGGCGTCATCTCATCCGGCCATGAACGACAACGCACTGAACGCCAACGTGGGCCTGAAGCTTCGGGGACTGCGGCTTGCCCGGAACATCAAGCAAGCGGACGCGGCCAAGGACCTGGGCGTTTCCCCGGCGTACCTGAACCTGATTGAGAAGGGCAAGCGGGTGATGCCCTTCCCCCTGCTGTGGAAGGCCCTGCGCTACTTCGACCAGGACCCCGAGCAGTTCATGTCCACGCTGGGCGAAGGCCGCGTGGACGAGGCGCTCGCGAAGCTCCTGGACGAGCCGCTCCTCAAGAGCCTGGACATCGACCCGGAGTCGCTCCAGTCCCTCTCCGCGGAGCCGAAGCTCGCGGGCACGGTGGCGGCGCTCTTCAACCTCTACAAGAACACCCGCACGCAGTTGGAGAACGTGCTGGCGCAGCTCAACGTGGAGGAGCGCACGCGCGCCCAGGGCGGGCTGGGGGGCAACGGCGCCGCGCCCGGCGTCCGCTTCGACTACTCGCCCTTCGACGAGGTCAGCGACTTCCTGGAGAAGCACCGCAACTACTTCCCGGAGCTGGAGGAGCAGGCGGACGCGCTGCGCCGCGACGTGCGCCTGGAGCGGCAGCTCACCAGCGGCCAGCTCATCCGGCTGCTGGAGGAGCGCTTCGGCTACCGCGTCCTCTTCGACGACCCGTCCCCCAGCGGCTCGTCCGTGGTGCGGCGCCTGGACCCGGAGGAGCGGACGCTGACGCTGTCGCCCTTCCTCACCGAGCAGCCGCTGAAGTTCCAGATCGCCGCGTCCATTGGCCTGCTGGTGATGGACCGCGAGAAGCTGCTGGAGCGCGTGCTGGACGCGGGCCGCATGCGCCACGGCGAGACGCAGCGGCTCATCAAGGTGAACCTGGCCAACTACTTCGCCGGCGCGCTGATGCTGCCCTACGGGGACTTCTTCAAGGAGGTGCAGCGCACGCGCTACGACGTGGAGCTGCTCTCCAGCATCTTCGGCTCCACCTACGAGACGGTGGCCCACCGCCTGTGCAACCTGTCGGACCCGAAGCGGCCGGGGATTCCCTTCCACTTCCTGCGCGCGGACATCGCCGGCAACATCTCCAAGCGCTACAGCGGCACCGGCATCCGCTTCGCCTCGGGCGGCGGGAGCTGCGCCAAGTGGGCCGTGCACCTGGCCTTCCTCAACCCGTCCCAGCTCACGCGGCAGTACTCCATCATGCCGGACGGCACCGCCTACTTCTGCTTCGCCAAGGTGCAGCTCCAGCCCATCGAAGGCTCCATCGTCAAGGGCACCGCGTACTCCATTGGCCTGGGCACCCACGCGGAGAACGCCAAGTACCTGGCCTACGGCCTGCCCACCACGGACCTGCGCAAGGACGCGATTCCCTCCGGCATCTCCTGCCGCTTCTGCGAGCGCACCGACTGCAACCAGCGCGCGGCGGCCAGCTACCGCTTCGCCTTCGCCTTCGACGAGTACACGAAGAAGGACTGCTTCTTCTCCCCCATCCTGGTCCACGAGAAGGCCGACAAGGCGGAGAAGGACCGCGGCCACGGCGCCCACGCCCTGCACGCGGCCAACGGCAACGGGACTGACGGGAGCGAGAAGGACGATTTGTTGGACAAGACCTCCCGCCGCCGCAAGGGTGGCGACGCCTGAGGCCCCCCATGCACCACCCCACCGAAGACACCCAACGCACCCACATCCTCGACGCCATCCAGAAGCAGAAGAACGCGCTGGCGCCGCTGCGCATCACCGGCTCGCCCACCGAGGTGGGCCAGGGCCTGGTGAACCTGGCCGAGCTGCACGGCCTGCTGGAGGACCACGCCGCCAGCCGGCAGTTCTACGAGGAGGCGCTCGAGAAGTTCCAGGAGGCCAAGTACAAGCCCGGCCAGGCGCAGGCCCTGATGGGCCTGGGCATCGTGAAGGCGAACTTCGAGGATCACCGCGGCGCGATTGAGCAGATTGCCCGCGCCGCCATGCTCTTCAACGAGTCCAAGGACCGTGAGGGCGAGGCCCTGGCCCGCGCCTGCATCGGTGAGTCCCTGCGCTCGCTGGGGCAGCCGGAGGCCGCCGAGGAGAAGTACCAGGAGGCGCTCATCCTGCTGCGCCAGACGCGCAACTCGGAGCGGGTGGCGCGGCTGCTCATCGACATTGGCGACATCCGCATGGAGAAGGGCGAGTACGAGCCCGCCCGGAAGCGCTTCCTGGAGGCCGTGCCGCTCCTGGAGCAGGGCGACGACGCGGAGGCGCTCGCGCTGGGGCACCTGTTGCTGGGCGAATCGGAGGGGCTGCTTGGCAACCACGAGGGCGCGCGCCCGCACCTGCTCCGCGCGGTGGAGCTGTACCTGGAGCTGCACGACCACGCGTACGAGGCCCGCGCCCGGTGGGACCTGGGCCTGTCCTGCTACTACCAGCAGGACTACGCGGCGGCCCGGAAGCAGTTCGAGACGCTGATTCCGCTCTACGAGGATTTGAAGCAGACGGGTGAGGTGGCCAAGGTGCGGAACATCCTGGCCCACTTCACCGCGCGCGGCGTGTGAGCGCTCTTCCCAGGCAGGCGGAGAGCGCCCGCACACGCGCGCTTCGCTACGCGTGGATGCCGGTCCCCACGGCGAGGGCGAGCAGCCCCAGCACCCCCGCCGCCATCGCCATGTAGCGCCACTCGCCGCGCAGCCCCAGCAGCGTGCCCGCCACCGCGAGCCGCGCCACGGGCGTCACCAGCAGCAGCGACGCGGCGCCCTTGCGCAATAAGTCGATGGAGACGTGCACGCGCTCGGATTGGGGCAGCGCCTCCAGCCCCAGCGACAGGACGAACATTCCGCCGCTGACGACCGCGCCCACGCGCAGCACGCGCGCGATCCACCGGTCGCCCACCACGGCGCGCTCACGGTGGTGCTGTTGCGCCTGCTCCGCGGGGCCCACGTCCGGTTGCGCCAGGGGCGCTCCGTCCATGGGGGGCGCCAACGACGCGGCCCCTCCGGTGACTGCCACGTTGCGCGCGATGGCCTCGGGCTCCGCCGTCGCCGCTGAAATGGAAGCGCGTGCCGCTCGCTCCTCCTCGGGTTCACTCACTTCAGGATGCTCGGCCACAATCCCTCCCCTCCCTTCCACAGCATCTGTGCCGCGACCACCAGCAACACCAGGGCGAACAACCGCTTCAACACCGCCGTGGGCACCATCGGCATCAGCCGGCTGCCCACATACGCGCCGCCCAGGACGCCCACCACCAGCGGCGACACCAACGCCAGTTTCAGATGGCCCCTCAACGCGTACGCGGCAACGCTCGCGGCGCCCGTGACGCCAATCATCAGGTTGCTCGTCGCGCTCGCCACCTTGAACGGCACGTGCATGCCGTACGTCATCAGCGGCACCTTGAGCGGCCCCCCGCCCACCCCCAACAGCGAGGACAGGCCACCGGCCACGAAGGAGCCGGAGATGCCCAGCGGGTAGTTGGTGGGCGTGTAGTCATCGAGCGCGGCGGGCTCCTGCTGGGGCGAACGCACGAGCAGCATCTGCAGCGCCACGTAGAGCGTGAAGAGCCCGAACACCACCGCCACCATCGCCGGCGCCACCAGGGCCGCCACCAGGCCGCCGGCGATGGCGCCCAGCACCGTCGCCAGCTCCAGCGACAGCCCCAGGCGGATGTCGCTCAGGTGCTTGTGCACGTAACCCGCGGCGGCGGAGCACGAGCTGGCCACCACGCACATCAGGCTCGCCGGAATCGCCTCCTCCAGCGGGATGTCGAACCCCAGCACCAGCGCGGGAACCAGCACGATTCCGCCACCAATGCCGAGCATCGCGCCCAGCGTTCCCG
Proteins encoded in this window:
- a CDS encoding helix-turn-helix domain-containing protein, translating into MNDNALNANVGLKLRGLRLARNIKQADAAKDLGVSPAYLNLIEKGKRVMPFPLLWKALRYFDQDPEQFMSTLGEGRVDEALAKLLDEPLLKSLDIDPESLQSLSAEPKLAGTVAALFNLYKNTRTQLENVLAQLNVEERTRAQGGLGGNGAAPGVRFDYSPFDEVSDFLEKHRNYFPELEEQADALRRDVRLERQLTSGQLIRLLEERFGYRVLFDDPSPSGSSVVRRLDPEERTLTLSPFLTEQPLKFQIAASIGLLVMDREKLLERVLDAGRMRHGETQRLIKVNLANYFAGALMLPYGDFFKEVQRTRYDVELLSSIFGSTYETVAHRLCNLSDPKRPGIPFHFLRADIAGNISKRYSGTGIRFASGGGSCAKWAVHLAFLNPSQLTRQYSIMPDGTAYFCFAKVQLQPIEGSIVKGTAYSIGLGTHAENAKYLAYGLPTTDLRKDAIPSGISCRFCERTDCNQRAAASYRFAFAFDEYTKKDCFFSPILVHEKADKAEKDRGHGAHALHAANGNGTDGSEKDDLLDKTSRRRKGGDA
- a CDS encoding tetratricopeptide repeat protein, with amino-acid sequence MHHPTEDTQRTHILDAIQKQKNALAPLRITGSPTEVGQGLVNLAELHGLLEDHAASRQFYEEALEKFQEAKYKPGQAQALMGLGIVKANFEDHRGAIEQIARAAMLFNESKDREGEALARACIGESLRSLGQPEAAEEKYQEALILLRQTRNSERVARLLIDIGDIRMEKGEYEPARKRFLEAVPLLEQGDDAEALALGHLLLGESEGLLGNHEGARPHLLRAVELYLELHDHAYEARARWDLGLSCYYQQDYAAARKQFETLIPLYEDLKQTGEVAKVRNILAHFTARGV
- a CDS encoding sulfite exporter TauE/SafE family protein, with amino-acid sequence MTLLLLIAVGALAGTLGAMLGIGGGIVLVPALVLGFDIPLEEAIPASLMCVVASSCSAAAGYVHKHLSDIRLGLSLELATVLGAIAGGLVAALVAPAMVAVVFGLFTLYVALQMLLVRSPQQEPAALDDYTPTNYPLGISGSFVAGGLSSLLGVGGGPLKVPLMTYGMHVPFKVASATSNLMIGVTGAASVAAYALRGHLKLALVSPLVVGVLGGAYVGSRLMPMVPTAVLKRLFALVLLVVAAQMLWKGGEGLWPSILK